A genomic segment from Papaver somniferum cultivar HN1 unplaced genomic scaffold, ASM357369v1 unplaced-scaffold_3, whole genome shotgun sequence encodes:
- the LOC113341562 gene encoding uncharacterized protein LOC113341562: MANFHLNLPTWGSEALVLPLVNIFGSAFEKLKCLTEFRCSDPQETIMHALVTCPFAIRVWFISDFNINTQFFQNKSFLDWLLFWLTDHQSKLSKDNQCLFVAILWSLWTSRNNFIFQGSRENFTAVLARARAMLLTRNSRNPSLTTPSTIHVSISDKWMPPSFGWIKCNIDGAFDDISGVNGAGYVMRDFSRKATFCASLVFDVQSAEEAEARAIWAVLKKAVEQHLSHIIVESDAKALIDQFSSGNFDGDSRTDAIFKDILFFSSKLSACIFSFQPRSCNSVAHELAQWEKQNNSSMYWSKPPVWIFPTVEEDH, translated from the exons atggcaAATTTTCATTTAAATCTGCCTACTTGGGGCTCAGAGGCCTTAGTCCTTCCCCTTGTAAATATCTTTGGAAGTGCATTTGAAAAGTTAAAGTGCCTTACAGAATTCAG GTGTTCTGATCCTCAGGAAACTATTATGCATGCTTTGGTCACTTGCCCCTTTGCTATTAGAGTTTGGttcatttctgatttcaacatcaataCTCAATTTTTTCAGAATAAATCTTTTTTAGATTGGCTTCTTTTCTGGTTAACTGACCATCAGTCTAAATTGTCTAAAGATAATCAATGTCTCTTTGTGGCTATCTTATGGTCTCTCTGGACCAGTAGAAACAACTTCATTTTCCAAGGAAGTAGAGAAAACTTCACTGCTGTCTTAGCTAGAGCTAGAGCTATGCTCCTCACCAGGAATTCTAGAAATCCTAGTTTGACTACTCCCTCCACCATACATGTCAGTATTAGTGATAAATGGATGCCTCCTTCTTTTGGTTGGATTAAATGCAATATTGATGGTGCCTTTGATGATATCTCTGGAGTTAATGGTGCAGGGTATGTGATGCGTGATTTCTCAAGAAAAGCAACCTTTTGTGCCTCCTTAGTCTTTGATGTTCagtctgctgaagaagctgaagcaaggGCCATCTGGGCAGTTCTGAAGAAAGCTGTGGAACAACATCTCTCTCACATCATTGTAGAAAGTGATGCAAAAGCTCTCATCGATCAATTTTCATCTGGGAATTTCGATGGAGACTCTAGGACGGATGCTATCTTTAAAGacattctctttttttcttccaaattatcTGCTTGTATCTTTAGTTTTCAGCCTAGAAGTTGTAATTCTGTAGCTCATGAGCTTGCTCAAtgggaaaaacaaaacaattcttcCATGTACTGGTCTAAACCCCCTGTTTGGATCTTTCCAACAGTTGAGGAAgaccattag